One window of Gloeothece citriformis PCC 7424 genomic DNA carries:
- a CDS encoding restriction endonuclease subunit S: protein MVDNLWPLPDGWEWKKISDIATTTSGGTPSRKNSEYFTGHINWFKSGELGDSEIFNSEEKITEEAIKKSSAKIFPKDTLLIAMYGATVGKLGILGIDAATNQAVCAIFPKKNLGIKIVEEKFLFYFFKFIRSQLIERSFGGAQPNISQTIINNVTIPIPYPNNPKLSLDIQQRIVARIESLLGEIKHNRSLLEQMRQDTEQLLDSAIKECFALSRMETWKNHSCLGEIAKIIAKQVDPTLPQYQTLPHIGVDVIQANTCQLEDYRTIEEDGVTSGKYLFTSGSILYSKIRPYLRKSVLVDFEGLCSADIYPLSVISDEIEPKFLMWFLISPLFTDYAKSHSGRARIPKINRDALFSFKLVYPNYEEQISIISYLDLIRFEVQKIDKLLKEDEKNFNYLEQAILEKAFRGEL, encoded by the coding sequence ATGGTTGATAATTTATGGCCTTTACCTGATGGTTGGGAGTGGAAAAAAATTTCAGATATTGCAACAACAACAAGTGGAGGAACTCCCAGTCGTAAAAATTCAGAATATTTTACAGGACATATTAATTGGTTTAAATCAGGAGAGTTGGGAGATTCTGAAATATTTAATAGTGAAGAAAAAATTACGGAAGAAGCTATTAAAAAGTCAAGTGCTAAAATTTTCCCTAAAGATACTCTTTTAATAGCTATGTATGGTGCTACAGTTGGAAAATTAGGAATTTTAGGAATTGACGCAGCAACTAATCAAGCAGTTTGTGCAATTTTCCCTAAAAAAAATTTAGGAATTAAAATTGTAGAAGAAAAATTTTTATTTTATTTTTTTAAATTTATACGTAGTCAATTAATAGAGAGAAGTTTTGGAGGAGCGCAACCCAATATTAGTCAAACTATAATTAATAATGTGACAATTCCCATTCCCTACCCCAATAACCCTAAACTCTCCCTAGACATACAACAGCGAATAGTAGCAAGAATTGAATCTTTATTAGGGGAAATTAAACATAATCGTTCACTGCTTGAACAAATGCGGCAGGATACAGAACAGTTATTAGATTCTGCAATTAAAGAGTGTTTTGCTTTATCAAGAATGGAAACGTGGAAAAATCATTCTTGTCTTGGTGAGATAGCCAAAATTATAGCGAAACAAGTTGATCCAACTTTACCACAATATCAAACTTTACCACATATAGGAGTTGATGTAATTCAAGCTAATACTTGTCAATTAGAAGATTATAGAACAATCGAAGAAGATGGTGTAACAAGTGGAAAATATTTATTTACATCAGGTTCGATACTTTATTCTAAAATACGTCCTTATCTTCGTAAGTCTGTTTTAGTCGATTTTGAAGGATTATGCAGTGCTGATATATATCCATTGTCAGTTATATCAGATGAAATAGAACCAAAATTTTTAATGTGGTTTTTAATTTCACCATTATTTACTGACTACGCCAAGTCTCATTCAGGTCGTGCAAGAATACCTAAAATTAATAGAGATGCTTTATTTTCTTTTAAATTAGTTTATCCTAATTATGAAGAACAAATTTCTATAATCTCTTATTTAGATTTAATTAGATTTGAAGTTCAAAAAATAGATAAACTTCTTAAAGAAGATGAAAAAAACTTTAACTATCTAGAACAAGCAATTTTAGAAAAAGCATTTCGGGGGGAACTGTAG
- a CDS encoding type I restriction-modification system subunit M translates to MSKEQLTNDIWRACDILRRDNNCGGIMEYIEHLAWLLFLKFLDEQEDTFALEAELRNEKYHYMIEGEYRWSNWVTKGLGKKKKQSDKRNTPEWDADTLMGFVKEKLIPYLASLSGSPEREVIAGIFGGRTVILCDSVYNLKDVLEIVDRIDFSNSDDIYTVSHTYENLLQRLGSENKMAGEFYTPRPVIRFMVEVIDPKIGETVYDPACGTCGFLVAAYEYMKQWEQTIRDRDILQRHTFFGQEKKPLPALLGTMNMVLHGVLVPDIQRKNTLEEDTRTAIKKYDIILTNPPFGGKENKQIQKNFPVSANATELLFLEHIIKKLKTDDNARCGMVVPEGTLFRSGAFGTVKEWLLNDFNLVMVVSLPPGTFAPYSDVKAALLFFERGKQGDEVLYQEVVLPEELKKFSKGNPIDDIHFRQVREIWQQMKAYQQGKGKKPEITEFSWFEKTEDLIKRGFDLAAKNPTTTEREKLPEPSVLLDRIIKNNEKLHQNLLSLKQKLDEGVKWDG, encoded by the coding sequence ATGAGTAAAGAGCAATTAACGAATGATATTTGGAGAGCTTGCGATATTTTGCGCCGTGATAATAATTGCGGTGGCATTATGGAATATATTGAACATTTAGCCTGGCTATTATTTCTTAAATTTTTGGACGAACAAGAGGATACTTTTGCTTTAGAAGCTGAGTTGAGAAATGAAAAGTATCACTATATGATTGAGGGGGAATATCGTTGGTCAAATTGGGTAACGAAGGGATTAGGAAAGAAGAAGAAACAAAGCGATAAACGAAATACACCGGAATGGGATGCAGATACGCTAATGGGGTTTGTTAAAGAGAAATTAATCCCCTATTTAGCCTCTTTATCTGGTTCACCAGAAAGGGAAGTCATAGCGGGTATTTTTGGGGGAAGAACAGTTATTTTGTGCGATTCGGTTTATAATCTTAAGGATGTCTTGGAGATTGTAGATCGGATTGATTTTTCTAATTCTGATGATATTTATACGGTTTCTCATACCTATGAAAATCTATTACAGCGCTTAGGAAGTGAGAATAAAATGGCGGGGGAATTTTATACGCCTCGTCCCGTTATTCGCTTTATGGTGGAAGTAATTGATCCGAAGATTGGAGAAACAGTATATGATCCGGCTTGTGGGACTTGCGGTTTTTTGGTGGCGGCTTATGAGTATATGAAGCAATGGGAACAAACCATAAGAGATAGAGATATTTTGCAACGCCATACGTTTTTTGGGCAGGAGAAGAAGCCGCTTCCGGCGTTATTAGGAACGATGAATATGGTATTACATGGGGTTCTAGTTCCCGATATTCAGCGTAAAAATACTTTAGAGGAAGATACGAGGACGGCAATTAAAAAGTATGACATTATCTTGACTAATCCGCCTTTTGGTGGTAAAGAAAATAAACAGATTCAAAAGAATTTTCCGGTGTCTGCCAATGCAACGGAGTTATTATTTTTAGAACATATTATTAAAAAGTTGAAAACAGATGATAACGCTAGGTGTGGGATGGTTGTACCAGAAGGAACGTTATTTAGAAGTGGTGCATTTGGGACAGTAAAAGAGTGGTTGTTAAATGATTTTAATTTGGTGATGGTGGTGAGTTTACCGCCGGGAACTTTTGCGCCTTATTCGGATGTGAAAGCGGCGTTGTTGTTTTTTGAAAGGGGAAAGCAAGGGGATGAGGTTTTATATCAAGAGGTTGTCTTACCAGAGGAGTTGAAAAAGTTTAGTAAAGGAAACCCTATTGATGATATTCATTTTCGTCAAGTTCGGGAAATTTGGCAACAGATGAAAGCGTATCAACAGGGCAAGGGGAAGAAACCAGAGATAACAGAGTTTAGTTGGTTTGAAAAGACGGAAGATTTGATTAAGCGGGGGTTTGATTTAGCGGCGAAAAATCCGACGACTACCGAACGGGAAAAGTTACCTGAACCCTCGGTATTATTGGATAGAATTATTAAAAATAATGAAAAGTTACATCAAAATTTATTATCCTTAAAGCAGAAGCTTGATGAGGGGGTTAAGTGGGATGGTTGA